The proteins below come from a single Candidatus Binataceae bacterium genomic window:
- a CDS encoding PA2169 family four-helix-bundle protein: MEAARVLIKLSERCLDAAQHYKRAAEHADQEWLERFFTAQSDRQQQMAAELAARISALGAQPPHRGTLGGELESLALALESNLGLGDRGLLEWCRREAASEEADFSQALASATDPACRALLHRGLELIGAARAELDRLHAAYHRD; the protein is encoded by the coding sequence ATGGAAGCAGCGCGCGTCTTAATCAAGCTGTCTGAGCGATGCCTGGATGCGGCCCAGCATTACAAGCGAGCCGCCGAGCATGCCGATCAGGAATGGTTGGAACGGTTCTTCACCGCCCAGTCCGATCGGCAGCAGCAGATGGCGGCCGAGCTCGCCGCGCGCATTAGTGCCTTGGGCGCGCAACCGCCCCATCGAGGCACGCTCGGGGGTGAGCTGGAGAGTTTGGCTCTGGCCCTGGAATCCAACCTGGGCCTGGGCGATCGCGGGCTGCTCGAATGGTGCCGGCGCGAAGCCGCCTCGGAAGAAGCGGATTTTAGCCAGGCGCTAGCAAGCGCCACCGATCCCGCCTGCCGCGCCCTTTTGCATCGCGGCCTGGAACTGATCGGCGCCGCGCGGGCCGAACTCGACCGCCTGCACGCCGCCTATCATCGCGACTGA
- a CDS encoding transcriptional repressor, producing MSESLSISLLRNAGIQPSAQRVAVADYVLSTSDHPTADQVWSKVRRSFPMISRATVYNTLNLFVKKQLLRQVVLDDGKTLFDANVENHHHFVDEETGQIHDIPWDSLAVSKLDSLNGFEVREYHVVMRGRVKNSPRKRA from the coding sequence GTGTCCGAATCGCTTAGCATAAGCCTTCTGCGTAACGCAGGCATCCAACCGTCGGCCCAACGGGTTGCGGTAGCCGACTATGTGCTGAGCACCAGCGATCATCCCACCGCAGACCAGGTTTGGTCCAAAGTGCGGCGGAGTTTTCCCATGATTTCCAGGGCTACCGTTTACAACACGCTCAATCTGTTCGTTAAGAAGCAGTTGCTCCGGCAAGTCGTGCTGGACGACGGCAAGACGCTGTTCGACGCCAACGTCGAGAATCACCATCACTTCGTCGATGAGGAAACCGGGCAGATCCACGATATCCCATGGGACTCGCTAGCGGTCTCAAAGCTTGACTCTCTCAACGGCTTCGAGGTGCGCGAGTATCACGTGGTGATGCGCGGGCGGGTCAAAAATTCACCGCGGAAACGCGCGTAG
- a CDS encoding MFS transporter, which translates to MAQSAIPPSIVKITRHYYLVWWFYAFGGGFVYGVYPLFLRARGLNLLQANGVLATYFLITFVTDLPTGAFADALDRRRAFLLACTLRACAFALYFFARGYWLFVLAEAIDALGTTFGNGAIDAWAVDALEAAGFVGMKDRIFSRASQLTTVGWLTSALTGAYIANHNLAWPWLLGAAGYALSLMVGALLMKGRAKARVQPRDLVHEIAGRARNALALGFNNRAILMLTLAYAAQTGAWAPYWMMWPDYFVDHLGVGVWIIGWLFCLFSVGRLIGAEVIVHMPPYASRRAPMLSWLALACGGLLLAAGLAAGHVILMLALLFGMNCCSGAMQPLALGWINEQLEADSRATLLSFQSTFATLGGAIGLLLCGWMALWHGLMAGWYLAATLGLFAAWFYSRLGAAPKPAIGASVQAG; encoded by the coding sequence ATGGCCCAAAGCGCGATTCCGCCATCCATCGTCAAGATTACCCGCCACTACTACCTGGTGTGGTGGTTCTATGCCTTTGGCGGCGGCTTTGTGTACGGCGTCTATCCGCTGTTTTTGCGTGCCCGCGGCCTCAACCTGTTGCAGGCTAACGGTGTCTTGGCGACCTATTTTTTAATCACCTTTGTGACCGACTTGCCAACTGGTGCCTTCGCCGACGCGCTCGACCGCCGGCGCGCTTTTCTGCTTGCATGTACCCTGCGAGCTTGCGCCTTCGCGCTTTATTTCTTTGCCCGTGGCTACTGGCTCTTCGTCCTGGCCGAAGCCATCGACGCGCTCGGTACCACCTTTGGCAACGGTGCCATCGATGCCTGGGCGGTCGATGCGCTGGAAGCGGCCGGCTTTGTCGGCATGAAAGATCGCATCTTCTCGCGCGCTTCCCAACTGACCACGGTGGGCTGGCTGACCTCGGCCCTGACCGGTGCCTATATCGCCAATCACAACCTGGCCTGGCCTTGGCTTCTCGGCGCGGCGGGCTACGCGCTCAGCCTGATGGTGGGCGCGCTGTTGATGAAAGGGCGGGCCAAGGCTCGGGTGCAACCGCGCGACCTGGTCCATGAAATCGCCGGGCGTGCCCGCAACGCGCTGGCACTGGGCTTCAACAACCGCGCGATCCTGATGCTGACGCTGGCGTACGCGGCCCAGACCGGGGCCTGGGCACCCTACTGGATGATGTGGCCGGATTATTTCGTCGATCACCTCGGGGTAGGAGTGTGGATCATCGGCTGGCTGTTTTGCCTGTTCAGCGTGGGCCGGTTGATCGGCGCCGAGGTTATCGTGCACATGCCGCCCTACGCCAGCCGGCGTGCACCGATGCTCTCCTGGCTGGCGTTGGCGTGTGGAGGCTTGCTGCTTGCAGCCGGTTTGGCTGCTGGCCACGTGATCCTGATGCTCGCGCTCCTGTTTGGCATGAATTGCTGCTCGGGTGCAATGCAGCCACTGGCGCTGGGCTGGATCAACGAGCAGCTCGAAGCCGACAGCCGTGCCACCCTGCTTTCCTTTCAGAGCACCTTCGCAACCCTGGGCGGTGCTATCGGGTTGTTGTTATGTGGCTGGATGGCCTTGTGGCACGGCCTGATGGCGGGATGGTACCTGGCTGCGACGCTAGGTCTGTTCGCTGCTTGGTTCTATTCACGCCTGGGCGCCGCGCCGAAGCCCGCGATTGGAGCCTCGGTGCAGGCCGGCTGA